ATCTGGAAAAGGAGCACACTGAACCACTGCTCCCAGGAAAATGCCAACTAAGGCACAACAGACAGCGATGTGAGATCTATACATGGTGCGGCTGAACTGGTGAACAATTTCTGATAACCATTTCCTTATAAACACATTAGTCGGCCACTTTAGTTAAGTACTTCATTTGATACGAACCGATCAACTACATAAGCCAATTAAAAAGGAATAAACTCAAGTGCTCGGAACATCATAATCTTTATCACATACAACAATAAGAACCATATATCCCCAATGAGGTTTGTGGATTTCCCTTCGAATTTTCAATAGAGCCCAGTTAACTTCTGTACTGTTTCAAATTCTTCTTATCGAGTACAGCAGCTGGCACTCGAAGAAATGGTATTTCATACTTTTTGGGCTGAGTTTTCGAGTGTCTACTCTACACTTTTCTGCCGCCAATTAGTTACCAGAAGTTGACATTATGTAAATCTAAAAAAATCCAATCCAATCTTATCTCCAACGGATGCAACTTAGACATCGCCAAGTAGACTCACTTCATTGTTAAAAAGCTTGATCAGATTTCTAATTCACACTTCATACTtcattcaaatgcaaattataatTCGATGGATGTCAGCCGACTTTTCTAATCAAAAAGCAATTTTCCCATGTAGAAGTAGAGGTCGTAAAATTTATAACTACCGCTCTTTAAATGGCTTTATAGCCAAAAACAACGCGCCAGTTGATGGGGGTAAATTCTTCTTTAGATTATTAATACACTTCTGAGTGCCTCAAGCAGATAAGTTAAGGCCAAGCGattagttttaaaattaacatGCTTTTGTGTATAACCGGTACTGAGTTTAATAAGTTCAATAATCTAGAATTTGGAAAGGTTAAAGATAAAAACGGAAGTAcatacagcaacaacagatacaactttaattgttaaacaaaataaataatacaaataaataaataattcaaaaaaataaataattcaaataaataatcttTTAACTCTAGTTGGCAAAATCAGGTCACCCAGATACAAAAAGTGTGCATTTTAAGTGGCGGAAATGAttatgataaataaaaaaacaaatgctcAACAGCGCACACGTGCCGGAATGTTTTTCATCTGGTGATCCTCGCCGATCTTCAACACCGCCACCATTCCTTGGACGGCGTGTGCTTCCACGTGGCAATGATATAGCCAAAATCCAGGATTATTGGAGATGAAACGAACTATGATGTATCCCTGTCCGGGAATTTGCACAGTATCCTTGGCCACGGCAGCGCTGTCATCCGATAAGCGAGGGAGACGACCTCTGCGATCCAGCTCCTGAATCTGTCAGTACAAAAAGGATAGTAAGTTTATAGAAGATTAACTATTTCTATAACTTTTACTCACATTGCGCAGATCGTTGAGATTGCCCAGTACTCCTTGGCCCACCAAACGGAAAGTGAAGCCGTGTATGTGGAAGGGATGTGTGCTATCCAAGTAGTTGGCTACAACCATCTCCAGAGGACGATAGGCCGGCAGCCGCATCACATTCACACACTCGCAAATTTCACGCTCACAATTTCGTCCTTCTGCGGCCAGGGAGCTCTTATTGCAGAAGTACCCATCGTCCTGGTAGAGATGCCTGCCCTGCAGCAGGGAAATTGCAGGGGAATTATACGAAATATCACTGATTTGAAACTGCAGTTCTCCGTTTGGCGCTGTCCGCGAACCGAAACTGGAGTAGTGGGTCAGGAACTTGGTGTAACGAGTCCAGGGAACAGGATCCACGGATCGCAGAGCCACGGTGCCAACATTGTTATCCTTGTCCAAGGACTGGCGGAGTGAGGATATGGCACTGGAATTGGCAGGCTTAAATCGAAAGTCGTTGACCAAGACTGGATCTTCCTCTGCAGCCCGACTGGCTTGCTTATCCAGAATATCACCCTGTGGCAACTCAGAGCGCGCAGATCCGCGATAGCTGAGCACAGCTCCTTGATAAAGATTTCGACCCTCGCACTGCTCATAGCCTTTAATTCTTATCCAATAGTTTTTCTTATACTGGTTGGCTTccaaaatgaaatcaaaacgCTCCGCGGAGGTCAAGAAGAAGCCATCGGCGAGCACGGGTTCAATGTCATTGCCATCGGTGCTGATCATCAAGAGTCTGTGCTGTTCGATGGAGAACTCCACGGGACAATTGGCTATGCCGTTGAGGATAACTCGTATCCTGTAGCGATAGCCAGGAGTAACTCGAAGTCGTTCATACCGATGACGGTTATCATTGTCGGGCAGTTGGCTAAGATGATTGCGACCCTTGCCATTCACCAGAATATTCCGCACATCCTGCAGATTGTACTCGTAGAAGATATCCTGGATCATAAGGGTGTGCTCCACCAGATCATAATCGTACAGCTGCGCGTGCTGATTCTCCTGTCGCGTTTGGCGAACTATCAGAGCACCAGCCACTCCGAATCCCCGCTGCCAGCCCACATGGCTGTGGTACCACAGCGAACCACTTCGATCCACCTGGAACTCGTAGCGTTGCACCTCGCCAGGCTGCAAAGGATACTGGGTAATGAAGGGTGCCCCATCCATTTCGGGGGTTCTATGCATGTGCACACCATGCCAGTGCATCGTTGTTGGCTCACTTAGATAATTCAGCACATCCACGACAACAGTGTCATTCTCGCAGAGCTCTATGGGTGGTCCTGGAACGAGGCGATTAACAGCCATCACCGGATTGGCCACTCCATCGCCATAAATACAATGCTCCGAGGCACAGGCACGCTCATCGTACTGACACCTCTGACACTCCGGTCCAAGTCTCTGGTAATTGTGCACCACCAGTTGGTAATAGCAGTTTTGCGATTGCCCTTCCTGGCAAACTCTTCTGCAGGGATGACGATCAAAGTCGCCAAAGTTGGCCAACTCCATTTGGCTGTAGTCATTCTTCAGGTCCAACGAGGGCTTAACCTTCGTGGTTTTATTTCGCATCCACGCAAACGAGGGCCACTCGAACTTGGCCTGCGGCGAATCGGAGGACTCCTTGGAGGACTCACATTGAGCCAGGTGTGAGCCGAAGGCCAGCAGTATTATCAGCACCAGGCTGGATAGACTTTTACTTTCGCGTTCGAACATCGCGAACCGCCAGGGGCAACTGGCCACTCGATGCGCGGGCAGCCGACGAAGAAAGTTTTGGCCCATTGGGCGACCCAGACCTTTGCGCATGCGCCGCACGTAATGGCCATTAAAGCTGAGCTGAATTTGATAAGCTCGAAATTGGTTGATATTGGGCGATCAGGAAACGCGTGGAAGTTGGAACAGCATAACAGTTTGGCTAATTATGCGAATCTAAGTGTAATGTAGCCAAATATTACTATAAATAccaaacaataaaacaaactgTTTGGACACTGATCACGGGCGCTGATCAAATCCTCAATTGAGTAactacaaattatttattaagagAGTGCATATGAATACAAGTTAAATCTCTGGGTTTTCCATTGCAGGTGCTGCTGGGGCAGCTGTTGTCATACCTGACGCACTGGCTGCTGTGCTCATAAGACTAATTACCCCACAGGCGATGGCAGCACCCAGTGAGTTCTCCTCGTTCTGATAGGCCAGCGGATTTGGCATCGCCTGAAGGGAGGAGGAGAAGACCTCTGCATTTAGAGCGGTATTCAGATCGATGGCCTTGCTGTGTATCACTATGGACCGTCCAACGATGCCATTGATGCCAAACAATTGCAGGTAAATGCTCTGGAACACCGCCGAGATGCTGCCATCATCCTTGGTGTCCACATTACCGAGCTGTGTGAATTCAAAGAATATTAAATCATATCAAATTGAAGTACGTTTAGAGGGAAGCTTACAAAGTTATTGGGAAACTGCCCGCCAGTGGACTTGCAACCATCGCTGAGATCTCCGAAGGTGTGAATGTGCAGGGCATGTTTGCCGGGCGGCAATCCAGTCACATTGATCGTCACCCTAATGTCCGAGTTGTAGGGTAGCTGTACAAAGGACACCATTCCGGCCACGCCCGCTCCTTCCCCATCGCCCACCAGTTTGGAACCCGCCTGCCACTGAGGCACCAACTGctggaaaatataaattaaataaaataaagtcaaGATCAAACTgcttaaacaatttaaaagttGACATAAAAAGTGTATAACTTGctaaaagaaattaaaattcagACATATAACAAGCGCAATTAGCATTTCACatcattataaaattaaatggtagttgcaaaaaatgtgtgaGTGGGGGAAATACAACTCTTTTCACTGAAAATTGATCTGCACAACATAATGTAATTCCATGGTTggaacacaaaacacaaaagaaatCTAAATGGTTAGCTAAATGAGTGTgtaatttacaaattaatagaggtacatatataaattaaataaagggTATATCAAGATATAATTGAATAGCCATAAATACTCACATAGGTGTAACCCAAATACGATGGCTGTGGTGGCAGTAGAGGTCCCAAAAGTCCAGCTGGTCCTGGAATGCCCACAGGACCTCCCAGCGGAACCGTCAGCCGTTCGTACCGCTTCACTTTGGTGCCGGACACCACCTTAATGCCGTCATCGAAGCGGGTCATATTCACCGGACGCAGTCGATCCAACAGATTTTGTGCACTGCCAGGCGCAAAAATGCCGCCATAGCCAATTACCAACGCGAGTATCAGTTTAATGAGCATTCTGAGCTGGTTAAGATAGTAGGACTCGAATGTGGGAAACTTGCGACCTCACCGATCTGGGGCTTCGGTTGAACTGATCCAAGCGCCCGACTCGTCGCATCCATGATGACTTCGACATGGTTTTCACGCCGATTGACCACGTTAATTGTCCACCGGCCTGCGGCTCGCAGTGGTGGCAATATATATAGACAGATTGAGAGATATACTCCGGCTATAGCCGGCACATTTGATGACTGGATTGGACGCTAATGGCAATCGAGTGTCGC
This genomic stretch from Drosophila yakuba strain Tai18E2 chromosome 3R, Prin_Dyak_Tai18E2_2.1, whole genome shotgun sequence harbors:
- the LOC6538452 gene encoding superoxide dismutase [Cu-Zn], chloroplastic isoform X2 translates to MLIKLILALVIGYGGIFAPGSAQNLLDRLRPVNMTRFDDGIKVVSGTKVKRYERLTVPLGGPVGIPGPAGLLGPLLPPQPSYLGYTYLVPQWQAGSKLVGDGEGAGVAGMVSFVQLPYNSDIRVTINVTGLPPGKHALHIHTFGDLSDGCKSTGGQFPNNFLGNVDTKDDGSISAVFQSIYLQLFGINGIVGRSIVIHSKAIDLNTALNAEVFSSSLQAMPNPLAYQNEENSLGAAIACGVISLMSTAASASGMTTAAPAAPAMENPEI
- the LOC6538452 gene encoding superoxide dismutase [Cu-Zn], chloroplastic isoform X1, producing the protein MLIKLILALVIGYGGIFAPGSAQNLLDRLRPVNMTRFDDGIKVVSGTKVKRYERLTVPLGGPVGIPGPAGLLGPLLPPQPSYLGYTYQLVPQWQAGSKLVGDGEGAGVAGMVSFVQLPYNSDIRVTINVTGLPPGKHALHIHTFGDLSDGCKSTGGQFPNNFLGNVDTKDDGSISAVFQSIYLQLFGINGIVGRSIVIHSKAIDLNTALNAEVFSSSLQAMPNPLAYQNEENSLGAAIACGVISLMSTAASASGMTTAAPAAPAMENPEI